From a region of the Besnoitia besnoiti strain Bb-Ger1 chromosome I, whole genome shotgun sequence genome:
- a CDS encoding hypothetical protein (encoded by transcript BESB_004470) — protein sequence MVRRNWNGFCRNTSLAWRRDGRRMQDEGTGWPVSPRGGWPRWLLLLCSTIFLSTLAVAETRTFSGQQSEERTQPGASVDQDPASSLERMGRSPQMLQVEAEGGHTTPTSDFLSESFSSEKNTLRHEGDGSDSAATHTSVTRESEHQPAEGTTGRQVDGIEQRQTRNLTLERQRVSDTSIDVMARNGPSNDSKAHEKAPTTEQSGSADEQETEDVFTSQKAGMSQAPMPEGWRQTVKLGAESVAEGTTGKAPQVAQASHEETTDRATASAGTMEETSTPFISAPRGTQPLSSVGAGKRHEHAVVRPGPGDVGGATMSSAGDDQRALGTRPGLLPTAYIHGAEEVSHTVFASGKVSDSVLSPAPSVEAGVADIYAAPSLYTNPAGEQEEFARRSQGSVGTAHDRRKGADRLRNCHTTAGREVPFKVKSNDDSRSTTIRQADAAHPRKTRRRALPEHPRKAEIYLQAATGQREKPTVHHRKTSETPLNRKPRRVGTQHKQVSATQRSGRRQEGEGPSPAVPLSLQLVRKNPAVTAEAMADARATTAASASESAQIPHNRSKPGRQEGVAAMTAESTPRGSHAAGNRVDSGTAAVSIASPPVNTTSKTLAPGSYASERSGTAAKQTTASGSSLREVRHAEGASSTTQMQDHRANLQEAVSATKPPDPIRERHSRGPSAALRTRERTPPGQRLATGVSPVDSNRGLSRQQQDKQLEDLTKRGLQPRGRDEQVLKQVSESTGRLSVWKRLLRKEKKHDDRKNKEHKRGSRQKASQHVVERQRKMARKQATRYPKYPCKTQKTKHSSEQKKNSRAAQSLETRSTPDNAGSEPRRAPSSGKKEAQERTSGSLPAMPPDRLGASQNTDIDERVDDVALFLSEMKELLRSLGKKETVEQTREGLPDAFPQIRAREEERRTQKTSTDAQKTKALVTKEHVHVDGDQEEANEDLTDLKDRDIPRRGWKHPEPHRADSRGKRTVPEKPVEAGTMWMPRRAQKPLLQVDDSCFERNVRYSPGNEFLVVWRGVPTATHCQALCRFAATECRFFSYVRSALLPAEHQGACYLLPRKAPVVRLPSQGVFEVISGTRTCSPPTPDKPPMDLVGVTKQTGCPSSPSVCDGLHVPYPLGSRFSPLCADSKEGQCSSLAVGVPCCTTCNDYPENACPEDDCYEFNVDYTDGRELRHVGAGIGSRGACESLCRETGRCTHYSYFASHLLPHRIRGSCSLREFTSTPRDRVTIGGLERSIDGGHATSARSSVIFAPLSCRLPKTTTTTTTTAAPPLHETLCTRENTDFWGHDLASFKSCSSSVACQQICKTVDGCVGFTYVPLKKKCHLKWSTAMETYVEGHESGPRCCPPQFPDEAIDDGSVDGEAGGLCPPARDTPCLFPGRDYPGNDIDYREGVVSAYKCYHICREMLECDIWTHLPGERLCFLKQADSPSEPTRPPHRQELVEGMTQVIGSITGFADCEPVYGPDAGNFILPPARKTAEALRAPTASSQAAGDLRAPSDVSAENDQDGQEEASQPPGNDDSTQEDTEEDHVALLGSVAEESSEEDDSSDSESRSSAESDTSFPVDEPSDDGLF from the exons ATGGTCAGACGAAACTGGAACGGCTTCTGCCGGAACACGTCTCTGGCAtggcgccgcgacggcaggAGGATGCAGGATGAGGGCACCGGGTGGCCAGTGAGCCCACGAGGAGGATGGCCTCGGTGGCTGCTTCTCTTATGCTCCACCATCTTCCTGTCTACTTTAGCTGTCGCGGAGACACGTACTTTTTCCGGGCAGCAATCAGAGGAGCGCACGCAGCCAGGGGCCAGCGTTGACCAAGACCCCGCTTCCTCTCTAGAGCGGATGGGACGGTCTCCGCAGATGCTTCAAGTTGAGGCCGAGGGAGGCCACACAACGCCCACTTCAGACTTCTTGAGTGAATCGTTCAGTTCTGAGAAGAATACCCTTCGTCACGAGGGTGACGGGTCCGATTCGGCTGCCACACATACTTCCGTCacgagggagagcgagcaCCAGCCCGCCGAAGGCACTACAGGGAGGCAAGTTGACGGCATCGAACAAAGACAGACGAGAAACCTGACGCTGGAAAGACAGCGGGTATCAGACACTTCCATTGACGTCATGGCGAGGAACGGGCCCTCGAACGACTCTAAGGCTCACGAAAAGGCTCCCACAACAGAGCAGTCTGGTAGTGCAGACGaacaggagacagaggatGTTTTTACCTCGCAGAAAGCTGGCATGAGTCAGGCACCGATGCCAGAAGGGTGGCGGCAGACTGTGAAGCTCGGGGCAGAAAGTGTTGCGGAAGGGACGACAGGGAAGGCACCGCAGGTGGCCCAAGCGAGCCACGAGGAGACTACTGACAGAGCCACCGCCTCTGCAGGGACTATGGAGGAAACGAGCACGCCATTCATCTCGGCCCCTCGAGGTACACAACCTCTCTCTTCAGTCGGGGCTGGCAAAAGACACGAACATGCCGTCGTGAGACCCGGGCCAGGCGACGTTGGCGGAGCGACGATGTCGAGTGCCGGAGATGATCAGCGGGCACTTGGCACTCGGCCTGGTCTCCTGCCCACGGCATACATACACGGAGCTGAAGAGGTGTCCCATACGGTCTTTGCTTCAGGCAAAGTTTCAGACTCTGTGTTAtcgccagcgccttctgTAGAAGCGGGTGTTGCGGATATATACGCGGCACCCTCGCTCTACACAAATCCAGCAGGCGAACAGGAAGAGTTTGCTCGGCGGTCTCAAGGCTCAGTTGGTACGGCCCACGATCGGAGAAAGGGAGCTGACAGGCTGCGCAATTGTCATACCACAGCTGGTCGGGAAGTCCCCTTCAAGGTAAAATCCAATGATGACTCTCGAAGCACCACTATACGCCAAGCGGATGCTGCACATCCGAGGAAGACCCGTCGCCGTGCATTGCCTGAACACCCGCGTAAGGCTGAAATTTACTTGCAGGCCGCGACTGGACAACGAGAGAAGCCCACTGTGCACCACAGGAAAACCAGTGAGACACCGTTAAATCGGAAACCACGAAGAGTGGGAACTCAACATAAACAAGTCAGTGCCACGCAACGGAGTGGGCGGCGGCAAGAGGGGGAGGGACCTTCTCCTGCAGTACCGCTGTCGCTTCAGCTAGTGCGAAAAAATCCTGCAGTAACAGCTGAAGCTATGGCTGACGCCCGCGCCACCACGGCAGCATCTGCAAGCGAAAGCGCACAGATACCTCACAACCGTAGTAAACCTGGGCGTCAAGAGGGCGTGGCGGCTATGACAGCCGAATCCACACCGCGAGGGAGCCATGCTGCAGGGAATCGTGTCGACAGTGGTACCGCCGCTGTTAGCATTGCGTCTCCCCCGGTGAATACAACTAGTAAAACCCTCGCTCCGGGGTCATATGCCTCAGAGCGTAGCGGAACGGCGGCCAAACAAACAACCGCATCCGGATCATCCCTGCGAGAAGTGCGCCATGCGGAAGGTGCCTCAAGCACTACGCAGATGCAGGATCATCGAGCAAACCTTCAGGAAGCCGTTAGCGCCACAAAGCCGCCAGACCCCATACGAGAAAGACATTCACGAGGAccgtccgccgcgctgcgcaccCGCGAACGCACTCCTCCCGGCCAGAGGCTCGCCACTGGAGTGTCCCCAGTGGATTCAAACCGTGGTCTTTCCCGTCAACAACAGGATAAGCAGCTAGAAGACCTTACAAAGCGTggcctgcagcctcgcgggcgcgacgaACAAGTTTTGAAGCAGGTGTCCGAAAGCACAGGCCGATTGAGTGTGTGGAAACGCCTATtgaggaaggagaaaaagcACGATGACCGGAAGAACAAGGAACACAAACGTGGGAGCCGACAAAAAGCAAGTCAACACGTTGTTGAGAGGCAACGCAAAATGGCAAGGAAACAAGCCACGCGTTACCCAAAATATCCCTGTAAAACACAGAAAACGAAACACAGCAgcgagcagaagaaaaacagtCGAGCAGCGCAATCACTTGAAACAAGGAGCACCCCGGACAACGCCGGCAGCGAACCACGAAGAGCACCTAGCTCGGGAAAAAAAGAGGCACAAGAGAGGACCTCGGGCTCTCTACCAGCCATGCCACCAGATCGACTGGGTGCCTCGCAGAACACAGACATCGATGAGCGAGTGGATGACGTCGCACTGTTCCTGTCAGAGATGAAAGAATTACTCAGGTCACTAGGCAAGAAGGAGACAGTAGAGCAGACTCGGGAGGGGTTGCCCGACGCCTTCCCACAGATCCGCGCTCGGGAAGAGGAGCGGCGGACTCAGAAAACCTCCACAGACGCACAAAAGACGAAGGCACTTGTTACTAAGGAGCACGTGCATGTCGACGGGGaccaggaggaagcgaacgaAGATCTTACTGACCTCAAGGACAGAGATATACCCAGGCGAGGGTGGAAACACCCAGAGCCACATCGAGCCGACAGCAGAG GCAAGCGAACGGTACCGGAGAAGCCGGTGGAAGCTGGAACAATGTGGATGCCGAGAAGGGCACAGAAACCACTGCTTCAAGTGGACGACTCGTGCTTCGAGCGGAACGTCCGTTATAGCCCTGGAAACGAGTTCCTCGTGGTGTGGAGGGGCGTGCCAACAGCGACTCATTGCCAAGCTCTTTGCAGATTCGCGGCAACAGAGTGCCGTTTTTTCAGTTACGTCCGCAGCGCTTTGCTTCCTGCCGAACATCAG GGAGCCTGTTACTTGCTTCCGAGAAAAGCTCCGGTTGTTCGGCTTCCGAGCCAAGGGGTATTTGAAGTTATTTCTGGAACTCGGACGTGCTCCCCCCCAACGCCGGACAAGCCTCCAATGGACCTTGTTGGGGTGACGAAGCAGACCG GCTGCCCGAGCAGTCCGTCGGTCTGCGATGGACTCCATGTACCGTATCCACTAGGCAGCCGTTTTAGTCCGTTGTGTGCGGACTCTAAAGAAGGACAGTGCTCTAGCCTCGCCGTTGGTGTTCCTTGCTGCACTACGTGCAACGATTATCCCGAGAACGCTTGTCCTG AAGACGACTGCTACGAGTTCAATGTCGATTACACGGACGGGAGAGAACTACGTCATGTCGGAGCTGGCATCGGAAGTCGAGGTGCCTGCGAGTCACTCTGCCGAGAAACGGGTCGGTGCACACACTATTCGTACTTCGCATCCCATCTTCTTCCACACCGCATTCGAGGCTCATGCTCCCTACGAGAGTTCACGAGTACGCCGAGGGACCGCGTGACAATCGGAGGGCTTGAGCGTAGCATAGATGGAGGGCATGCGACATCAGCGCGATCCTCTGTCATTTTTGCTCCGCTGAGCTGCCGGCTCCCAAAAACAACAACGACGACAACCACAACCGCTGCACCACCTCTCCATGAAACTTTGTGCACTCGGGAAAATACTGATTTCTGGGGCCATGATCTGGCGTCGTTCAAGAGCTGCAGTTCCTCCGTCGCGTGCCAACAGATATGTAAAACAGTTGACGGATGCGTCGGCTTCACCTACGTGCCTCTAAAGAAGAAATGCCACCTGAAATGGAGCACGGCAATGGAAACGTACGTCGAGGGCCACGAGAGTGGAccccgctgctgcccgccgcAATTTCCCGACGAGGCAATAGACGACGGGAGCGtagacggcgaggccggcggcctctgtcCTCCAGCGCGAGACACACCGTGCCTGTTCCCAGGCCGGGACTACCCTGGCAACGATATTGATTACAGGGAAGGGGTAGTGTCAGCGTACAAATGCTACCATATCTGCAGGGAGATGCTGGAGTGCGACATCTGGACACATCTTCCAGGCGAGCGACTGTGTTTCTTGAAACAAGCAGACTCTCCCAGCGAACCGACGCGTCCTCCACATCGGCAGGAGCTCGTGGAGGGGATGACTCAAGTCATCGGCTCCATTACCGGTTTTGCGGATTGCGAACCGGTGTATGGACCTGATGCGGGAAACTTCATTCTTCCCCCCGCACGCAAAACTGCCGAAGCGCTGCGAGCGCCAACCGCATCGTCACAGGCAGCGGGAGACCTCCGCGCTCCATCTGACGTTTCAGCGGAGAACGATCAGGACGGGCAAGAAGAAGCCTCTCAACCGCCAGGGAACGACGATTCAACGCAAGAGGATACGGAGGAGGACCACGTGGCGCTTCTCGGGTCAGTGGCTGAAGAGTCTAgtgaggaagacgacagcaGCGACTCTGAAAGCCGAAGCTCAGCCGAATCTGACACCTCTTTTCCAGTGGACGAGCCAAGCGACGATGGACTGTTCTAG
- a CDS encoding endonuclease/exonuclease/phosphatase family protein (encoded by transcript BESB_004480), whose product MRRFHELADVVLGVAADSVRVLGKSILHEGFSSSPFEEETVSDSDQASTSAASQPISATSGAIRSSQQQPPSLTGGTDTARHASTRGPRGDDLVAETPRVGGRNSSGTDRLPSKREPARPKVTPADVAGSKRTGASPRAAERVAWKAWTTGVGKARSVGPGRALRETSSSVLGKSALVRSSSALSTGTLRGGRRDVTVSPSLASASAGQGVAVVTRGSRSPYPEASVPRSQGSSSRFQQRSSRSIGSRTVSRSSARSAESPASMVPPVKPGVGAQAGRQARGPRPAASARLAASAGAQPGVASPNSARRPVSEKSGGLRPTAAGETGSEGNRLDEVPTRAHGSTYVNVCLDSSAEELTLISFNIQMLVDCCSLSVNWWSRERQLLPYLRKISDIHHPDVIIFQECWAEESWRLIQFLKQDKDCPFPYQTRILGSDNGPPCNCPDCGDCYCTCCQCCACLRSPCCCCCALACCLPPAAKLVGRANQMANASQAGEGQKDGEGRPRPSPRCAAPPDAWTSVSGNYQAARRNGGVVIVSKWPILEQHAYIYHNAAMPDCLENKGAVLVRIDKGGKIYNVVGTHLQSGDRNNDIRLAQLKELAVWLRSGMEECEQTEFASAEADEGAGDKSAQTADCTSARRQGRERRRKTKKREATRDGGSCCGLKRGWLPKGLVKATEPLIIGGDLNFRYKEDQQYILQAIRPDYLNCSLCLADPANPPTSYDTVLNDTCYNNNRASKVPIKQLIDFFLLSNDHFGSISRWQQTITVPADEPMTFRFFACLCMPIGSTQVHHVSDHLPVCVTIRHSKEN is encoded by the exons ATGAGACGCTTTCATGAGCTCGCTGACGTGGTGTTGGGTGTTGCTGCAGATTCAGTTCGCGTTCTGGGGAAAAGTATTCTTCATGAGGGTTTTTCGTCGTCTCCTTTCGAAGAGGAAACCGTCTCAGATTCGGATCAAGCGTCAACGAGTGCAGCGAGCCAGCCGATTTCAGCGACGTCAGGTGCCATCCGTAgctcgcagcagcagcctcctTCGCTGACAGGCGGAACGGACACTGCGAGGCACGCCTCGACTCGTGGCCCCCGTGGAGACGACCTTGTCGCCGAGACGCCACGCGTTGGAGGCCGCAATTCATCTGGCACTGATCGGTTGCCAAGCAAGCGAGAACCCGCTCGGCCGAAGGTGACCCCAGCGGATGTCGCTGGAAGCAAACGCACCGGGGCGTCACCTAGGGCGGCTGAGAGGGTCGCGTGGAAAGCGTGGACAACCGGGGTTGGCAAGGCGCGTAGTGTGGGACCAGGCCGTGCCTTGCGCGAGACGAGTTCTTCTGTGCTGGGGAAGTCAGCTTTGGTGCGCTCTAGCTCAGCGTTGAGCACGGGGACGCTTCGAGGTGGGAGACGCGACGTGACTGTATCCCCATCTCTTGCATCCGCTTCGGCCGGTCAGGGCGTTGCCGTCGTCACCCGCGGCTCCAGAAGTCCGTACCCGGAAGCTTCGGTGCCACGTTCCCAGGGATCCAGTTCCCGCTTTCAGCAGCGTAGCTCGCGCTCGATTGGAAGCAGAACTGTGTCTCGTTCGTCAGCGCGTTCTGCTGAGTCACCCGCATCAATGGTGCCTCCTGTCAAACCGGGAGTTGGAGCCCAGGCGGGCAGACAGGCCAGGGGGCCGCGcccggccgcctccgcacgcttggctgcgtctgcgggggCGCAGCCTGGGGTTGCCTCGCCGAATTCCGCGAGGCGTCCAGTCAGTGAAAAAAGTGGTGGCTTACGCCCCACTGCGGCTGGAGAAACAGGGTCGGAGGGAAATCGTCTTGACGAGGTGCCGACGCGAGCACACGGCTCCACGTATGTCAACGTGTGCCTAGATTCGTCGGCCGAAGAGTTGACTCTGATCTCGTTCAACATCCAGATGCTAGTGGACTGCTGCTCACTCTCGGTGAATTGGTGGAGCCGAGAGCGCCAGTTGCTTCCATACTTGCGGAAGATCTCGGATATTCACCATCCGGACGTCATCATTTTCCAGGAGTGCTGGGCGGAGGAGTCTTGGAGGCTCATTCAGTTCCTCAAGCAGGACAAAGACTGCCCTTTTCCGTACCAGACCCGTATCCTGGGGAGCGACAATGGGCCGCCATGCAACTGCCCAGATTGCGGAGACTGCTACTGCACATGTTGTCAGTGCTGTGCCTGCTTGCGGTCTCCGTGCTGCTGTTGTTGtgcgctcgcctgctgcctccCACCTGCCGCAAAGCTCGTAGGCCGCGCGAATCAAATGGCGAACGCGAGTCAGGCCGGCGAAGGTCAaaaagacggcgagggccgccctcggccgtcgccgcggtgtGCAGCACCGCCGGATGCGTGGACGTCTGTGAGTGGGAACTATCAGGCCGCACGCCGCAACGGGGGCGTAGTTATCGTTTCGAAATGGCCTATTCTGGAGCAGCACGCGTATATCTATCACAATGCCGCCATGCCGGACTGCCTCGAGAACAAGGGCGCCGTATTAGTGCGAATCGACAAAGGGGGCAAGATCTACAACGTTGTCGGGACGCACTTGCAATCAGGCGACAGAAACAACGACATCCGTCTCGCCCAGCTGAAGGAACTAGCGGTGTGGCTCCGCTCAGGCATGGAAGAGTGTGAGCAGACAGAATTCGCCTCAGCAGAAGCTGATGAGGGCGCAGGGGATAAGAGCGCACAGACGGCCGACTGTACGAGCGCCAGACGCCAaggaagagagcgacgaaggaAAACCAAGAAGAGGGAAGCAACGCGGGATGGAGGCTCTTGCTGTGGCTTGAAACGCGGCTGGCTTCCCAAGGGCCTGGTGAAGGCTACAGAGCCCTTAATTATAGGCGGAGATCTGAACTTCCGCTACAAAGAAGACCAGCAGTACATCTTGCAGGCGATTCGGCCTGACTACCTCAACTGTAGCCTCTGCCTTGCGGATCCGGCGAACCCACCGACTTCCTATGACACGGTCTTGAACGACACCTGCTACAACA ACAATCGGGCATCAAAAGTGCCCATCAAGCAGCTCATAGATTTCTTTCTGCTCTCCAACGACCACTTTGGATCGATCTCCCGGTGGCAGCAGACCATTACCGTTCCCGCCGACGAGCCCATGACGTTCCGCTTTTTTGCCTGCCTGTGCATGCCCATTGGAAGCACGCAAGTTCATCACGTTTCTGATCACTTGCCAGTGTGCGTGACCATCAGGCACTCGAAAGAGAATTGA